The Myxococcota bacterium genome includes a window with the following:
- the dnaK gene encoding molecular chaperone DnaK yields MSRVIGIDLGTTNSCVAVVDGGKPVVIPNTGGYKTSPSMFAISQDGKRLVGHLAKRQAITNAQNTVHAAKRLIGRRFESPELQKAIELFPYKIVEGPNSDPRVLLGDKAFSCSEISGIILREMKRVAEEYLGEPVSEAVVTVPAYFNDTQRQCTKDAGKIAGLEVLRIINEPTAAALAYGIGSTAEEKIAVYDLGGGTFDISILELAEGVVEVLATAGNTFLGGEDFDRRIVEYVLEEFKKQEGLDLRDDLMALQRLKDAAEKAKCDLSAMASTEINLPFITNDANGARHLNLELTRETLEDLVGDIVSQTMKSVSQCVEDAGLTPADIDHVVLVGGQTRTPLVQKAVTDFFGKPPHRGVNPDEVVAVGAAIQGSVLVNDDSDLLLLDVTPLSLGIATFDGHFAALIDRNTTVPVRKSHTFTTTRDDQSAVKIRVLQGESERADQNHLLGEFVLSDIPPAKKGEPEIEVSFDIDANGIVNVSARDLASGNEQSITVNTTGTLSDEEIQEIISENADVELPDGV; encoded by the coding sequence ATGAGTCGAGTCATTGGAATCGATCTCGGGACCACGAACTCCTGTGTCGCCGTCGTGGACGGCGGCAAGCCGGTCGTCATTCCCAACACGGGTGGCTACAAGACGAGTCCGTCGATGTTCGCCATCTCGCAGGATGGAAAGCGTCTGGTGGGGCACCTCGCCAAGCGCCAGGCGATCACGAACGCACAGAACACGGTCCACGCGGCGAAGCGCTTGATCGGACGTCGCTTCGAATCGCCCGAGCTGCAGAAGGCGATCGAGCTCTTCCCGTACAAGATCGTCGAAGGGCCGAACAGCGACCCCCGCGTACTGCTGGGCGACAAGGCCTTCAGCTGCTCGGAGATCAGCGGGATCATCCTGCGCGAGATGAAGCGCGTTGCCGAGGAGTACCTCGGGGAGCCGGTGTCCGAGGCCGTCGTGACCGTTCCGGCGTACTTCAACGACACCCAGCGCCAGTGCACGAAGGACGCGGGCAAGATCGCGGGTCTCGAGGTGTTGCGCATCATCAACGAGCCGACCGCTGCGGCGCTGGCCTACGGGATCGGCTCGACCGCGGAAGAGAAGATCGCCGTCTACGACCTGGGTGGTGGCACCTTCGATATCTCGATCCTCGAGCTCGCCGAGGGCGTCGTCGAAGTGCTCGCGACGGCGGGCAACACCTTCCTCGGCGGTGAGGACTTCGACCGGCGCATCGTCGAGTACGTGCTCGAGGAGTTCAAGAAGCAGGAGGGCCTCGACCTCCGCGACGATCTGATGGCGCTCCAGCGCCTGAAGGACGCTGCGGAGAAGGCGAAGTGCGATCTCTCCGCGATGGCCTCGACCGAGATCAACCTGCCGTTCATCACGAACGACGCGAACGGGGCACGCCACCTGAACCTCGAACTCACCCGTGAGACCCTCGAGGACCTGGTGGGCGACATCGTCAGCCAGACCATGAAGAGCGTGTCCCAGTGCGTCGAAGACGCGGGCCTCACGCCGGCGGACATCGACCACGTCGTACTCGTGGGTGGTCAGACCCGGACGCCGCTGGTCCAGAAGGCCGTCACCGACTTCTTCGGAAAGCCGCCGCACCGCGGCGTCAACCCGGACGAGGTCGTCGCTGTGGGCGCCGCGATCCAGGGCAGCGTGCTCGTGAACGACGACAGCGACCTCTTGCTGCTCGACGTGACGCCGCTCTCGCTGGGGATCGCGACCTTCGACGGCCACTTCGCGGCCTTGATCGACCGCAACACCACGGTGCCGGTCCGGAAGTCGCACACCTTCACCACCACCCGCGACGACCAGTCGGCCGTGAAGATCCGGGTGCTGCAGGGTGAGAGTGAGCGCGCCGACCAGAACCATCTGCTGGGCGAGTTCGTGCTGAGCGACATCCCGCCCGCGAAGAAGGGCGAGCCCGAGATCGAGGTGTCCTTCGACATCGATGCGAACGGCATCGTCAACGTCTCGGCCCGCGACCTCGCGTCGGGGAACGAGCAGTCGATCACCGTGAACACGACCGGCACGCTCAGCGACGAAGAGATTCAGGAGATCATCTCCGAGAACGCGGACGTGGAACTGCCCGACGGCGTCTGA
- the argF gene encoding ornithine carbamoyltransferase, giving the protein MPKDFLSLADWSAPALREILARAAELKRMHHAGERPQTLQGRSLAMFFEKQSLRTHVTFEAGMTQLGGHAIWLRPEQVGIGTRETAADVAGNLSRWVDVLVARTYSHHLVEELAAEARIPVINGLTDLLHPCQVMADLQTVAERANLDDAVIVYIGDGNNMAHSLMHGAAVLGLELRLATPESHRPARRIRKRTEELAAQSGAKLSWTEDPREAVTGADFVYTDVWTSMGQEDEHEARLRIFEPYQVNAELLRLAPDAWVMHCLPAHRGEEITDEVLDGERSIVFDQAENRLHAQKAILERVLGA; this is encoded by the coding sequence ATGCCGAAGGACTTCCTCAGCCTTGCCGACTGGAGCGCTCCTGCGCTGCGCGAGATCCTCGCGCGTGCCGCCGAGCTGAAGCGAATGCACCACGCGGGCGAGCGACCGCAAACTCTGCAGGGTCGGTCGCTGGCGATGTTCTTCGAGAAGCAATCGCTGCGCACCCACGTGACCTTCGAGGCGGGGATGACCCAGCTCGGTGGCCACGCGATCTGGCTGCGGCCGGAACAGGTCGGCATCGGCACGCGCGAGACGGCCGCGGATGTGGCGGGGAACCTCTCGCGCTGGGTCGACGTCCTGGTCGCCCGTACCTACTCGCATCACCTGGTCGAAGAGCTCGCTGCCGAGGCGCGCATCCCGGTGATCAACGGCCTCACGGATCTCCTGCACCCCTGTCAGGTGATGGCCGACCTCCAGACCGTGGCCGAGCGCGCCAACCTGGACGACGCGGTGATCGTGTACATCGGCGACGGGAACAACATGGCCCACAGCCTGATGCACGGGGCCGCGGTGCTGGGCCTGGAGCTGCGCCTGGCGACGCCCGAGTCGCACCGTCCGGCGCGCCGGATCCGGAAGCGCACCGAGGAGCTCGCAGCCCAGAGCGGCGCGAAGCTCAGCTGGACCGAGGACCCGCGCGAGGCCGTGACCGGGGCCGACTTCGTCTACACCGACGTCTGGACCAGCATGGGCCAGGAAGACGAGCACGAGGCGCGTCTGCGGATCTTCGAGCCGTACCAGGTCAACGCCGAGTTGCTCCGCCTGGCTCCCGACGCCTGGGTGATGCACTGCCTGCCCGCCCACCGCGGCGAGGAGATCACCGATGAGGTCCTGGACGGCGAGCGCAGCATCGTCTTCGACCAGGCCGAGAACCGCCTCCACGCCCAGAAGGCGATCCTCGAGCGGGTGCTGGGCGCATAG
- a CDS encoding GAF domain-containing protein codes for MKPAQRVLVLDEDRATRESIRDALAEAGIGSELATTASEAQKAIEDPRVACVVLDVRAGAQDALGLLAWLQEQQPSLRIIALAGHVDQDLVLEALRRGACDYLAKPIHPEELRLAIERAFEGQALSAGWDSLRHRLARLAEHVEGLERSAREEDEDALLRRLVLAAGDVLDAQRVSVLRLVPEGRLRVVASEGLPAPEHDLDEALVDESVAGLALREGYALAIENIESDARCVGRGQRPHYGSASVALAPLLGDSGALGVLCATDRADGGVFGEEDVCLLRLLAQAAQGAWARFHAAPSEAVPSGEDPHLELVREICDGITRELDPERVLQAALRPVARIASARVASLYLVDARGRLARQAQCEVSDGDHPELPIDTGLTASCLHSGSLVATDHPDRDSRFDARTDAPESGVAGPLLIVPLRVRERVLGIARIHAAPEAGASSRLGELVAGPLSAAVRNVLLYRSLLDSVEDVARARREAEERRTP; via the coding sequence ATGAAGCCGGCACAGCGCGTCCTGGTCCTGGACGAAGACCGCGCCACGCGCGAGAGCATCCGAGATGCCCTCGCCGAGGCGGGCATCGGCAGCGAGCTCGCGACCACGGCGAGTGAGGCCCAGAAAGCCATCGAGGATCCCCGCGTCGCTTGCGTGGTGCTCGACGTGCGCGCCGGGGCCCAGGATGCGCTCGGGTTGCTGGCCTGGCTCCAGGAGCAGCAGCCGAGCCTGCGGATCATCGCTCTGGCCGGCCATGTCGATCAGGACCTCGTGCTCGAGGCGCTGCGGCGCGGCGCGTGTGACTACCTGGCGAAGCCGATCCATCCCGAAGAGCTGCGACTCGCCATCGAGCGCGCCTTCGAGGGGCAAGCCCTGTCGGCGGGTTGGGACTCGCTGCGTCATCGCCTCGCGCGGTTGGCCGAGCACGTAGAGGGTCTCGAGCGCAGCGCGCGAGAAGAAGACGAGGACGCGCTCCTGCGTCGGTTGGTGCTCGCGGCGGGCGACGTGCTCGATGCGCAACGCGTCTCGGTGCTGCGCCTGGTGCCCGAGGGACGGCTGCGGGTCGTCGCCAGCGAGGGATTGCCGGCGCCCGAGCACGATCTGGACGAAGCCCTGGTCGACGAGAGCGTCGCCGGGTTGGCGCTCCGGGAGGGCTACGCCCTCGCCATCGAGAACATCGAGTCCGATGCGCGCTGCGTCGGACGCGGCCAGCGTCCTCACTACGGCAGCGCGTCGGTCGCGCTCGCGCCCCTGCTCGGCGACTCCGGTGCGCTCGGCGTGCTGTGTGCCACCGACCGCGCCGACGGTGGCGTCTTCGGCGAGGAGGACGTGTGTCTCCTGCGGCTGCTGGCGCAGGCGGCGCAGGGCGCCTGGGCGCGCTTCCACGCGGCACCCTCCGAGGCGGTGCCCAGTGGCGAAGATCCCCACCTCGAGCTCGTGCGCGAGATCTGCGACGGCATCACCCGTGAGCTCGACCCCGAGCGCGTGCTGCAGGCCGCCCTGCGGCCCGTCGCCCGGATCGCCTCGGCCCGCGTCGCCTCGCTCTATCTCGTCGACGCTCGCGGTCGGCTCGCGCGCCAGGCCCAGTGCGAGGTGAGCGACGGAGACCATCCCGAGCTTCCGATCGACACGGGTCTGACCGCGAGCTGCCTGCACTCGGGCAGCCTGGTGGCCACGGACCACCCCGATCGCGACTCGCGTTTCGACGCGCGGACGGACGCGCCCGAGAGCGGAGTTGCCGGTCCGCTGCTGATCGTGCCGCTGCGGGTCCGCGAGCGCGTGCTCGGCATCGCACGCATCCACGCCGCGCCCGAGGCCGGCGCTTCGTCGCGGCTCGGTGAACTCGTCGCCGGACCGCTCTCCGCGGCGGTCCGCAACGTCCTCTTGTACCGTTCCCTGCTCGATTCCGTAGAAGACGTCGCCCGCGCCCGGCGCGAGGCGGAGGAGCGCCGCACCCCATGA
- a CDS encoding PAS domain-containing protein, whose translation MTPRSRSLMDFIQAPVLVGDPDGRAVYVNPTFEEQFGVTSEEAAGKPLANLFEGGGREAVLLAVAQVCDGSAGSAARFKLRVEDRGYAVVASPVEADGGRVGVILLLTDEPPGENRLQTFRREIVEPLDELDACLQGLADAGLSADQLVRLQEGATALERMRKWASAVAAGLTEDCR comes from the coding sequence ATGACCCCCAGGTCCCGCTCATTGATGGATTTCATCCAGGCGCCGGTGCTCGTCGGCGATCCGGATGGCCGCGCCGTCTATGTGAACCCGACCTTCGAGGAGCAGTTCGGCGTGACCTCGGAGGAGGCCGCCGGCAAGCCGTTGGCGAACCTCTTCGAGGGGGGCGGACGCGAGGCGGTACTGCTCGCCGTGGCCCAGGTCTGTGACGGCAGCGCGGGGAGCGCGGCGCGCTTCAAGCTCCGCGTCGAGGACCGGGGCTACGCCGTGGTCGCCTCACCCGTGGAAGCCGACGGCGGCCGCGTCGGCGTGATCCTCTTGCTCACCGACGAGCCGCCCGGTGAGAACCGGCTGCAGACCTTCCGTCGCGAGATCGTCGAGCCCCTCGACGAACTCGACGCGTGCCTGCAGGGCCTGGCCGACGCCGGCCTCAGCGCCGATCAGCTCGTGCGTCTCCAGGAGGGCGCGACCGCCCTCGAGCGGATGCGCAAGTGGGCCAGCGCCGTCGCCGCCGGCCTGACCGAGGATTGCCGCTAG
- a CDS encoding DnaJ domain-containing protein, whose amino-acid sequence MLSRIDGHTSWGVLRQIGGLMPEEVDLALESWLQTGLVVLDDPATGAAEAETGSSAAEADAAQSAPTEAPAAPAGPPQIDDSAIDASLDLDVDLQKRILTMDATLGQATYHEILGIERGADNKQIKRAYFKLSKVYHPDRYFRRNIGEHATRLDRIFKHVMEAYELLSDPATRTEIERSMAQAPTSSETSAAPAADAKPAEKKQRPAGYKKPTRMENLQRLRNAFKMPEKMQEERRFKSRQFFEAARSAAEGKRWLEAAASARLAIAFDPWNRELKQEFASIQMEVNAVRAVDLIRSVEDGSETEGIADLLEEAVSYRPADPDINGRAAQQALRYGMLKPALEYAKSACELEPESGPYHLAQCRALRRLGKLEAAKRVLTVAGKLLPGDPEIAEERKLVRLGRKR is encoded by the coding sequence TTGCTCTCGCGGATCGACGGACATACCAGCTGGGGCGTCCTGCGCCAGATTGGTGGGCTCATGCCCGAAGAGGTGGATCTCGCGCTCGAGAGCTGGTTGCAGACCGGTCTCGTGGTGCTGGACGATCCCGCGACGGGTGCCGCCGAGGCAGAGACCGGGAGCTCGGCTGCGGAAGCCGACGCTGCGCAGAGCGCCCCGACCGAAGCTCCGGCCGCCCCCGCCGGCCCGCCGCAGATCGACGACTCGGCGATCGACGCGTCGCTGGATCTCGACGTGGATCTGCAGAAGCGGATCCTCACCATGGACGCGACGCTCGGCCAGGCGACCTACCACGAGATCCTCGGGATCGAGCGCGGCGCCGACAACAAGCAGATCAAGCGCGCCTACTTCAAGCTCTCGAAGGTGTATCACCCCGACCGCTACTTCCGGCGGAACATCGGGGAGCATGCGACGCGCCTCGATCGGATCTTCAAGCACGTCATGGAGGCGTACGAACTCCTGTCCGACCCGGCGACGCGGACGGAGATCGAGCGCAGCATGGCGCAGGCCCCGACGTCCAGCGAGACGTCGGCGGCTCCCGCAGCCGACGCGAAGCCCGCGGAGAAGAAGCAGCGGCCGGCGGGCTACAAGAAGCCGACCCGCATGGAGAACCTCCAGCGGCTCCGCAACGCCTTCAAGATGCCCGAGAAGATGCAGGAGGAGCGGCGCTTCAAGTCGCGTCAGTTCTTCGAGGCGGCGCGCTCCGCCGCCGAGGGCAAGCGCTGGCTGGAGGCCGCTGCGAGCGCTCGACTCGCGATCGCCTTCGACCCGTGGAACCGCGAGTTGAAGCAGGAGTTCGCGAGCATCCAGATGGAAGTGAACGCCGTCCGCGCGGTCGACTTGATTCGGTCGGTCGAGGACGGCTCCGAGACCGAGGGCATCGCCGACCTGCTCGAGGAAGCGGTGAGCTATCGGCCGGCGGACCCGGACATCAACGGGCGCGCGGCGCAGCAGGCCCTCCGGTACGGGATGCTGAAGCCGGCGCTCGAATACGCGAAGTCGGCCTGTGAGCTGGAGCCCGAGAGCGGGCCCTACCACCTGGCGCAGTGCCGAGCCCTGCGGCGCCTGGGGAAGCTCGAGGCCGCGAAGCGGGTATTGACGGTCGCCGGCAAGTTGTTGCCGGGCGACCCGGAGATCGCCGAGGAGCGGAAGCTCGTTCGGCTGGGACGGAAGCGCTGA
- the argB gene encoding acetylglutamate kinase has protein sequence MKDLIDKAEILVEALPYIRRFADSTIVLKYGGSAMSDPALRASFARDVVLLKYIGLRPVIVHGGGPQIGQTLERLGKESTFVNGLRVTDDETMDVVEMVLGGKVNREIVALIQQAGGQAIGLTGSDGDMIRVTRRTTEDRDLGRVGRVRGVDPEPITAVSDAGYVPVIAPIGVDDDGVTHNVNGDEAAGAVAQALHAAKLILLTDVEGVLDGSGQLIAQLSVADARKHIDEGTIRDGMIPKVECCVASLESGVNRAHIVDGRVLHAVLLEIFTDGGVGTLLGR, from the coding sequence ATGAAGGACCTGATCGACAAGGCCGAGATCCTCGTCGAGGCGCTGCCCTACATCCGACGCTTCGCCGACTCGACGATCGTGCTGAAGTACGGCGGCAGCGCGATGAGCGACCCCGCCCTACGCGCCTCGTTCGCTCGCGACGTGGTGTTGCTGAAGTACATCGGCCTGCGTCCGGTGATCGTGCACGGCGGTGGACCCCAGATCGGGCAGACCCTCGAGCGACTCGGCAAGGAGTCGACCTTCGTGAACGGCCTGCGGGTGACCGACGACGAGACGATGGACGTCGTCGAGATGGTGCTCGGCGGCAAGGTCAACCGGGAGATCGTGGCGCTGATCCAGCAGGCGGGCGGTCAGGCGATCGGCCTGACCGGCAGCGACGGTGACATGATTCGCGTGACGCGCCGCACGACCGAAGACCGCGACCTCGGCCGGGTGGGCCGCGTGCGCGGAGTCGACCCGGAGCCGATCACGGCGGTTTCCGACGCGGGCTACGTCCCGGTGATCGCCCCGATCGGGGTGGACGACGACGGCGTGACCCACAACGTCAACGGAGACGAAGCGGCGGGGGCCGTCGCCCAGGCCCTGCATGCGGCGAAGCTGATCTTGTTGACCGACGTCGAAGGTGTCCTCGACGGGAGCGGTCAGCTGATTGCGCAGCTCAGCGTGGCGGACGCGCGCAAGCACATCGACGAGGGGACGATCCGCGACGGCATGATCCCGAAGGTCGAGTGCTGCGTGGCGTCGCTCGAATCGGGAGTGAACCGAGCCCACATCGTCGACGGTCGGGTCCTCCACGCGGTGTTGTTGGAGATCTTCACCGACGGCGGCGTCGGGACCCTGCTCGGACGCTGA